A genomic region of Lates calcarifer isolate ASB-BC8 linkage group LG9, TLL_Latcal_v3, whole genome shotgun sequence contains the following coding sequences:
- the LOC108879898 gene encoding LOW QUALITY PROTEIN: heat shock protein beta-1-like (The sequence of the model RefSeq protein was modified relative to this genomic sequence to represent the inferred CDS: deleted 1 base in 1 codon): MGEPDKILSRPIFRRDVSWDPFPNWTEPRRIFAQDFGLPPFLEPGDLDWIDWAKKRLASFSWPGYTQTPLLPPLSSQHPAALNQKDLRQLTSGVSEIRTGQDSWKINLDVNHFSPEEITITTKEGYLQISGNHEERQDVHGLVSRCFTRKYKLPHGVDLQHISSSLSGDGVLSVEAPVPGTTISDPANELVIPVQIRQKQDVEK; this comes from the exons ATGGGTGAGCCAGATAAAATATTATCTCGTCCCATTTTCCGCAGAGATGTCAGCTGGGAT CCTTTCCCAAACTGGACGGAGCCTCGCCGAATCTTCGCGCAGGATTTTGGCCTCCCTCCCTTTCTGGAACCTGGTGATCTGGACTGGATAGACTGGGCGAAGAAGAGACTGGCATCTTTCTCCTGGCCTGGGTACACACAGACTCCCCTCCTGCCTCCACTCAGCAGTCAGCACCCTGCGGCGTTGAACCAAAAGGATCTGAGACAACTAACAAGTGGAGTGTCAGAGATCCGAACGGGGCAGGACAGCTGGAAGATTAACCTGGATGTCAATCACTTCTCGCCAGAGGAGATTACAATCACAACCAAGGAGGGCTACCTGCAAATATCAG gAAATCATGAGGAGAGGCAAGATGTGCATGGATTGGTTTCAAGATGCTTCACACGGAAATATAA GTTACCGCACGGGGTGGACTTGCAGCACATCAGTTCATCATTGTCTGGTGATGGAGTCCTGTCCGTAGAGGCTCCCGTTCCTGGGACAACCATCAGCGACCCGGCCAATGAGCTCGTCATACCTGTTCAGATCAGACAGAAGCAGGATGTTGAAAAGTGA
- the LOC108879890 gene encoding sushi domain-containing protein 2 produces MIQRFKVVIFVLLVSCICRTLGQTCEGNCGKQLDFCSCHPTCKSLKNCCADYKQYCVELFPYSGTIFGGTDFIVLEASFNKSSQIICKFNNNTNTVGYVDENSRGHCISPLLYETGWVPLHISSDNGTTFSRVGAWLAVHTGKLDSKFKATLVNSTKWQYYGTPNVGGTLEMTWNTSLVRAERVNIELWGYRETGEPYSDYWQGEWEYLYSLAKNQPNNGSFSFLPKPAANGFSSWELGSVRISPSTYPDGTWNVQAAWTEDHALAWHLEEKFRQNSTAWALEKCVAWDQLENQLPNFLNEIIDCPCTLAQARADTGRFHTDYGCDIEKGSVCTYHPGSVHCVRAIQASPKYAAGQQCCYDSTGAQVLTADSIGGSTPDRAHDWGSPPYKRPPRIPGQSHWVYDVLSFYYCCLWSDNCHYYFKHRPSSDCRRYQSPSSAVVFGDPHFITFDGVSYSFNGKGEYTLVSSEMKQLTIQGRTEPVNETIKATQLSAVAMKEASSDVIEVRLVSGHNGLEVLQNQKTLSFTEQTWMDLYGVFVFSPTPTNVTVMFPSGAGVEVRLRGGTMTTTVLLPEEFTDSTLGLLGKMNGDATDDLVLSNGELVQNQSNPEELFSFGVSWAVSNKSALFTYDSEYLLDTYYHAPRHDHSFIPMFSAPERPDDPLGQQASEICTGEGSKFCRYDILVGRSPSMGNATKLSFQSHISLVDDLKPVISCGWLSPPNNGRKEGTTYLQGAKVQLFCDDGFTLKGSAERVCQENGLWSGEETTCVVPSNLAGIVAGSVIGALALIVIITTIVLASKKQKRKAARSKETTTSEAL; encoded by the exons ATGATACAAAGATTTAAAGTAGTAATATTTGTCCTTCTGGTTTCATGTATCTGCAGGACATTAG GTCAGACATGTGAAGGAAACTGTGGAAAACAACTAGATTTTTGTTCATGTCACCCGACGTGTAAGTCTCTGAAGAACTGCTGTGCAGACTATAAACAGTACTGTGTGGAACTCTTTCCATATTCTGGGACCATTTTTGGTGGGACAGATTTTATTGTCCTTGAGGCATCCTTCAATAAGAGTTCCCAGATTATATGCAA GTTCAACAATAATACCAATACTGTGGGATATGTGGATGAAAACAGTAGAGGCCATTGCATCTCCCCACTGCTCTATGAGACAGGATGGGTCCCTCTGCACATCTCCTCAGATAATGGCACTACATTCAGCAGAGTTGGAGCCTGGCTCGCAG TACATACTGGCAAGTTAGATTCTAAGTTCAAGGCAACTCTGGTCAACTCAACAAAATGGCAGTACTATGGCACGCCTAATGTTGGAGGAACTCTTGAGATGACTTGGAATACATCTTTGGTCAGAGCTGAGAGGGTCAATATAGAGCTCTGGGGATACAGAGAGACCG GAGAGCCCTATTCAGACTACTGGCAGGGTGAGTGGGAGTATCTCTACTCCCTGGCAAAGAATCAGCCCAATAATGGTTCCTTCAGCTTTTTGCCCAAACCAGCAGCGAACGGCTTCTCAAGTTGGGAGCTTGGCTCTGTACGCATCAGCCCCAGTACCTACCCTGATGGCACATG GAATGTACAAGCTGCATGGACTGAGGATCATGCTCTAGCCTGGCATCTGGAGGAGAAATTTAGGCAGAACTCAACAGCCTGGGCCCTGGAGAAATGTGTAGCATGGGACCAGCTGGAAAATCAGCTGCCCAACTTCCTCAATGAAATCATAGACTGCCCCTGCACCCTGGCTCAAGCCAGAGCAGACACTGGGAGGTTTCAT ACTGATTATGGCTGTGACATAGAGAAAGGGAGTGTGTGCACCTACCACCCTGGGAGTGTTCACTGTGTGAGGGCAATACAAGCCAG CCCTAAGTATGCAGCAGGACAACAGTGTTGTTACGACAGCACTGGTGCTCAGGTCCTGACGGCAGACTCAATCGGGGGCAGCACTCCAGACCGAGCACACGACTGGGGCTCGCCTCCTTACAAGAGACCTCCTCGGATCCCTGGGCAGTCCCACTGGGTCTATGACGTCCTGAGCTTCTACTATTGCTGCCTGTGGTCGGACAACTGCCACTACTACTTCAAACACCGGCCTTCCAGTGACTGCAGGCGTTACCAGTCGCCCAGCTCAG CTGTGGTGTTTGGAGATCCCCACTTCATAACATTTGACGGTGTCAGCTACTCCTTCAACGGCAAAGGGGAGTACACTTTGGTGTCCTCAGAAATGAAACAGCTAACAATCCAAGGCAGAACTGAACCTGTGAATG AAACCATAAAAGCCACGCAGTTATCAGCTGTGGCCATGAAAGAAGCATCCTCTGATGTTATTGAGGTGCGGCTTGTCAGTGGTCACAACGGCCTTGAGGTGCTGCAGAATCAAAAAACCCTCTCCTTTACTGAGCAGACCTGGATGGACTTGTATG gtgtgtttgtattttctccTACCCCGACAAATGTGACCGTGATGTTCCCCTCTGGAGCTGGAGTGGAAGTGCGACTGAGAGGGGGAACCATGACAaccactgtgctgctgccagAGGAGTTCACAGATTCTACTCTCGGACTGCTGGGAAAGATGAACGGTGACGCCACGGACGACCTTGTCCTCAGCAACGGCGAACTTGTGCAGAACCAGAGCAACCCAGAGGAGCTGTTCAGCTTCGGAGTGAGCT GGGCTGTATCCAACAAGTCTGCCTTGTTTACATATGATTCAGAATATCTTTTGGACACATATTACCATGCTCCCAGACATGACCACAGTTTTATTCCAATGTTTTCTGCCCCTGAGAGACCAGATGACCCATTAGGACAACAGGCATCTGAGATATGCACCGGAGAGGGATCTAAGTTCTGTAG GTATGATATCCTGGTAGGTCGTAGTCCAAGCATGGGAAATGCTACCAAGCTGTCTTTCCAGAGTCACATTTCTCTTGTGGATGATCTAAAGCCAG TGATATCCTGTGGCTGGCTTTCACCACCTAATAatgggaggaaggaggggacCACGTATTTACAGGGAGCTAAGGTTCAGCTTTTCTGCGATGATGGCTTCACCCTGAAGGGATCAGCAGAGCGCGTATGCCAGGAGAACGGCCTGTGGTCTGGAGAGGAGACAACCTGCGTGGTTCCCA GTAATCTTGCAGGAATTGTGGCCGGTTCAGTCATTGGAGCTCTAGCACTGATTGTAATTATAACGACAATTGTCCTCGCctccaaaaaacagaaaag aaaaGCTGCACGTTCAAAGGAAACAACGACAAGTGAGGCCCTCTAA
- the myo1hb gene encoding unconventional myosin-Ih encodes MLRNMEASLTARDRVGIQDFVLLDAYTSESAFLDNLRKRFHENLIYTYIGTLLVSVNPYKELDIYSKKQMDTYMGVNFFELPPHIYALADNVFRTMLSEFNNHFILISGESGAGKTEASKKILQFYAVSCPSTRLLNNVRDRLLLSNPVLEAFGNAKTLKNDNSSRFGKYMDIQFDHQGGAVGGHILSYLLEKSRVVHQNHGERNFHIFYQLVEGGEEDLLRWLGLERNCQHYSYLVQGDCAKVSSINDKSDWRTVRKALSVIDFSESDTEHLFGIIASVLHLGNIKFEADVRGYATLNNNQEMHWVSKLLGIPAHVLQQGLTHRKIEAKTEEVFSPFSVDHAVYARDALAKAIYGRTFNWLVNKINESLANKDSSRKTVIGLLDIYGFEVFSVNSFEQFCINYCNEKLQQLFIQLTLKSEQEEYEMEGIEWEPVPYFNNKIICDLVEEKYRGIISLLDEECLRPGEATDLTFLEKMEEKIGGHPHFVSHKLADQKTRKTLERGDFRLLHYAGEVTYCVVGFLDKNNDLLYRNGKEVMRQSKNAIIKHCFPSTEPDSKKRPETVVTQFKSSLVGLTEILMSKEPWYVRCIKPNEAKQPGRFDDVLVRHQVKYLGLMEHLRVRRAGFAYRRKYEIFLQRYKPLCPDTWPNWKGTAAEGVQRLIKHLGYKSDEYKMGRTKIFIRHPRTLFATEDAFQVCKHKLATRIQAKYKGYRVKGDFLKQREAATKIETCWRGLMARKEREKRAWAVKVIKKFIKGFMTRNQPACIDNTEYLAYVRQSYLTRLRENLPKTVLEKDSWLTPPPIMQEVSQLLKKIYIRHMVRKYIRGITPLRKAQLMLKEQTSSMFKGKKENYPFSVCRPFMDTRISAEDINIKVLQMIRHEQIKYSVPVVKYDRNGFRPRLRQLIFTLEAAYLVEEAKIKQRIDYSSLKGVSVSNLSDNFLILHVTCDDIKQKGDLVLQCDYLFEALTKLNVIANKQNCIKVVQGSVRFDIQPGREGFVDFKSGQESMVYRAKNGHLMVESTKTKSR; translated from the exons ATGCTGAGGAACATGGAGGCCTCCCTGACAGCACGGGATCGCGTGGGCATCCAGGATTTCGTTCTCCTGGACGCCTACACCAGTGAGAGTGCCTTCCTGGACAACCTGAGGAAGCGCTTCCACGAGAATCTCATTTAC ACGTACATTGGGACTCTCTTGGTGTCTGTCAACCCTTATAAAGAGTTAGACATCTACAGCAAGAAACAAATGGATACCTACATGGGAGTTAACTTCTTTGAGTTGCCACCTCATAT ATATGCGCTGGCAGACAACGTCTTCCGCACTATGCTGTCAGAGTTCAACAACCACTTCATCCTGATCTCGGGGGAGAGCGGGGCCGGAAAGACTGAGGCCTCCAAGAAAATCCTTCAGTTTTATGCTGTCAGCTGCCCAAGTACCAGGCTCCTGAACAATGTTCGAGACAGACTGCTTCTCTCTAATCCAGTGCTTGAG GCTTTTGGAAATGCCAAAACCCTTAAGAATGACAACTCAAGTCGCTTTGGGAAATACATGGACATCCAGTTCGACCACCAG GGTGGTGCAGTTGGTGGTCACATCCTCAGTTACCTGCTGGAGAAGTCCCGTGTGGTTCACCAGAACCACGGAGAGAGAAACTTCCACATCTTCTATCAGctggtggagggaggggaggaagatcTGCTCCGCTGGCTTGGCTTAGAGAGAAACTGCCAGCACTACAGTTATCTGGTGCAg GGTGATTGTGCCAAAGTTAGCTCTATCAATGATAAAAGTGACTGGAGAACAGTGCGAAAAGCCCTCTCTGTCATAGACTTCAGCGAGAGTGATACTGAG CACTTGTTTGGAATCATTGCCAGTGTGCTCCACCTGGGAAACATCAAGTTTGAAGCAGATGTTCGAGGATATGCCACTCTCAACAACAACCAGGAGATGCACTGGGTGTCAAAG TTGCTGGGGATTCCTGCTCATGTGCTACAACAGGGCTTAACTCACAGGAAGATTGAAGCCAAAACAGAGGAG GTATTCAGTCCCTTCTCTGTGGACCATGCAGTATATGCCAGGGATGCTCTTGCCAAAGCCATCTATGGCCGCACTTTCAACTGGCTGGTCAACAAGATCAATGAATCTTTAGCTAACAag GATTCCTCCAGAAAGACAGTGATTGGTCTGCTGGACATCTATGGGTTTGAGGTTTTCAGTGTGAACAG cTTCGAGCAGTTTTGCATCAACTATTGTAacgagaagctgcagcagcttttcatcCAGCTGACCCTCAAATCAGAGCAGGAGGAGTACGAGATGGAAGGAATTgaa TGGGAACCAGTGCCATATTTCAACAACAAGATCATCTGTGACCTTGTGGAGGAGAAATACAGAGGAATCATCTCACTATTG GACGAGGAATGTTTACGTCCTGGAGAAGCCACAGATCTCACCTTCctggagaagatggaggaaaagattGGTGGTCATCCTCATTTTGTCTC ACATAAACTGGCAGACCAAAAGACAAGGAAAACACTGGAAAGAGGAGACTTCCGCCTCCTGCACTACGCTGGGGAAGTTACCTACTGTGTCGTTG GATTCttggacaaaaacaatgatCTCTTGTATCGAAACGGGAAAGAg GTCATGAGACAGTCCAAGAATGCCATCATCAAGCACTGTTTTCCTTCTACTGAACCTGACAGCAAGAAGAGACCTGAAACT GTGGTGACTCAGTTTAAGAGCAGCCTGGTGGGCTTGACAGAGATCCTGATGTCCAAAGAGCCCTGGTACGTCCGCTGCATTAAACCCAATGAAGCCAAGCAGCCAG GACGCTTTGATGACGTATTGGTGAGACATCAGGTGAAGTACCTGGGGCTGATGGAGCACCTGAGGGTCAGGCGCGCTGGATTTGCTTACCGCCGCAAATATGAGATCTTCCTCCAGAGGTACAAGCCTTTGTGTCCCGACACCTGGCCCAACTGGAAAGGCACAGCAGCAGAGGGCGTGCAGCGCCTGATCAAACACCTGGGTTACAAATCTGATGAATACAAGATGGGCAG GACAAAAATTTTCATCCGCCACCCTAGAACTCTGTTTGCGACAGAAGACGCATTTCAGGTCTGCAAACATAAGCTAG CAACAAGAATTCAGGCCAAGTACAAAGGCTACAGGGTGAAAGGAGACTtcctgaaacagagagaagctg CCACTAAGATTGAGACCTGCTGGAGAGGTCTGATGGCCAGAAAAGAGCGAGAAAAGAGAGCTTGGGCTGTCAAGGTCATCAAGAA GTTCATTAAAGGTTTCATGACCAGAAATCAGCCAGCCTGCATTGACAACACTGAGTACCTGGCATATGTGAGGCAGAGCTACCTCACACGGCTGAGGGAAAACCTGCCCAAAACAGTCCTGGAGAAAGACTCCTGGCTCACCCCTCCGCCTATAATGCAGGAG gtgTCCCAGCTTTTGAAGAAGATCTACATTCGCCACATGGTACGGAAATACATTCGAGGAATTACTCCACTGAGGAAAGCACAG CTTATGTTAAAAGAACAGACAAGCTCCATGttcaaaggaaagaaagaaaactaccCCTTCAGTGTGTGCAGACCATTCATGGACACCAGGATAA GTGCTGAGGACATAAATATCAAAGTGCTTCAGATGATACGGCACGAGCAAATCAAG TACAGTGTGCCAGTGGTGAAATACGACAGGAACGGGTTCAGGCCTCGTCTCCGGCAGCTCATCTTCACCCTGGAAGCTGCCTACCTGGTGGAGGAGGCCAAGATCAAGCAGCGGATAGATTACAGCTCTCTGAAAG GTGTATCAGTTAGCAACCTGAGCGACAACTTCCTGATCCTTCATGTTACATGTGATGACATCAAGCAAAAG GGGGATCTGGTTCTGCAGTGTGACTACCTGTTTGAGGCCCTGACCAAGCTGAATGTTATTGCCAACAAGCAGAACTGCATCAAAGTGGTCCAGGGCAG tgtgcGATTTGACATCCAGCCCGGCAGAGAGGGGTTTGTGGACTTCAAGAGTGGTCAGGAGTCCATGGTCTACAGGGCAAAGAATGGCCATTTGATGGTG gaaTCAACGAAAACCAAGTCAAGATGA